CCAGCGTCTAAAAAAGATCCTTACTTCTCGCGAATGCGGTAGCCGATTCTAGACGTCGGTTCGGGTTCACATCAGCAAACGTGCGCGATAACGCCATTACCTATTTCACTCATTCTGACGGGAGCTTCGCGCTCAATCGCAAAGAGATGGACGATCGGCTCGACGGCTTCTATCCGCAAGGCTCTACGCAATGGGACGCCCTCGGCCACCTGTGCGTTGGCGAGCATGGCTTCTGGAGCGGCATCACGCGTAATCCGATGGACGGCCCAACCAGCTGCCTGGCAGCACGGAAGCCGGGCAGAGAGAAATTTCATCGAGCGTGCGAGGGCTTTCGCAATACCGACCGATTGATTCGACCGAGGTCGGTTCGCACAATTTGATCCAAATGGATCGCCGAATTGGAGCGGACGTAAGCGAAGTGCAATGCCGACGCTTCATCGAGGCTGGCAGAATGATCCGGACTTGAACGATGAGCACAACTTCGAAAAAGCGGTTCCGGCGGCGGATGAGCTCAGCCGCCCGTTTTGGGATGCGGCCAGGGAGCGGAGGTTGGTGATCCAGCGGTGCGGTTATGCGGATACTACAATCATCCGCCACGGCGCCTTTGCGACGCATGCTTCGCGCAAGACTTGCGCTTCGAGCCGATCCGCGGACGTGGCACGATCTATACCTTCACAGTGATGCATCAGCGGGATGTCGCTGGCTTCGAAGACGATGCCCCGTTCGTCAATATCGTGGTTGAGCTGGCGGAGCAGCCACAGTTGCTGATGGTACCCAATCTGCCGATCGCTGATCGCGATAAAGTGAGAATCGGCGCCGCAGTCGAGGTTGACTTCGAAGATCGTGGCGACGGCGTCGTGGTGCTGCAATTTCGCATCGTCTGAAGATTCTTTGAGCAGGTGGGAACATTCGCGATGTGGCAGGGCAAAGGAAAAGTTGCAATCGCCGGAATCGGCTTTTCCGAAATCTCGCGGCGGCCGCAGAAGCAGCTCGGCCTGCTTGCGGTTGATGCCTGCCTCGCAGCGATTGGCGATGCAGGCCTAGCCGCAAACCGAATCGATGGACTGGCGACCTATCCCGAATCACCATTCGCGGGCGCCGGAAATCGCGACGGCGAAGACGTCGTGAGCGTCAACTGGGTGATAAACCATCTTGCGCTCGCGCCGGACCTCAAATGGTATGCACAGATCGAGACCGGTATGATCGCGAGCCCGATCATCGAAGCGGCCAATGCGCTAATCGCCGGCGCTTGCGAATACGTATTGGTCTGGCGCGCGCTGCATAGACTGACCGTGCGCCCCGGAGGCGGCGGGCCGAGTCGCGGCGGACCACCTCGTGCGGCCGGCGATGCGCAATTTCTTGCGCCATACGGCGCCGCGTCGATCGTGCAGACCCACGCCTTCGCATGGCAGCGCTACATGTATCGCTACGGCGCTACCCGCGAGGCGCTCGCCGCGCTAGCGCTTAACAGCCGCCGCAATGCGAATCGCAACCCGCTCGCTTTTTTCTTCAGGGAACCGATGACGCGCGATGACTACTTCAGCGCGCGCTGGATTGCCGAGCCATTGTGCCTGTTCGATTGTGACGTGCCGGTCGACGGCTCCGTCGCCTTAATCGTCACCACTGCGCAACGCGCCCGCGATTTGCCTCACCCTGCGGCCTACATCGCGGGATACGGGCAAAATACCGCGAGCCGCCGCACGCTGCTCTATTATACGTTGGACGATTACATGGTCTGCGGCGCATCGCTCGCCAACAAGCTATGGAGCTCGGCCGGCCTCGGACCGCATGATATGGACGCCGCGCAACTATATGACGGTTTCAATCCCTCGACGGTCTACTGGTTGGAGGCCGCGGGTTTTTGCGCCGCGGGCGAAGGCGCCGACTTCGTGCGCGACGGCCGGATCGCTCTGGAAGGTGAATTACCCGTTAATACTTTCGGCGGGAGCCTGAGCGAGGGCCGCATGCACGGGATGGGCCACATTGCCGAAGCGGTCCGTCAGGTAACCGACCGCGCTGAGCAGCGCCAGATTCCCGGCGCCGCGGCGGTCTGCGCGATCGACGGGTCACCGATGCTTCGCGGGAGCGGCATCATCGTGACTCGCAACCCCTGAAGCGGCGTGGTTTGATGCGAATGATCAAACGTCCAATTAACAACAAGTGAACAGACACGATGTAGGACCTGCTTCTGGAGGTAGTTCTAGCCGGATGAGCGATATTCCCAGAGTCCATCACCGCCACTGGGCCTCAATTCAGAGTGGCTGCGGTCCTAGTTCTGCGGGCCAGCAGTCCGTCGACATCGAACTTGAACATCCTGGCCATGTTCAACCCAAGGATCTTGGCTCGTGACTCTTCGCTCAGATGCTGCATCTGTCGGTAGCGGCCGCCAGATGG
This genomic stretch from Candidatus Binataceae bacterium harbors:
- a CDS encoding OB-fold domain-containing protein, which gives rise to MRLCGYYNHPPRRLCDACFAQDLRFEPIRGRGTIYTFTVMHQRDVAGFEDDAPFVNIVVELAEQPQLLMVPNLPIADRDKVRIGAAVEVDFEDRGDGVVVLQFRIV